The Astatotilapia calliptera chromosome 17, fAstCal1.2, whole genome shotgun sequence genome has a segment encoding these proteins:
- the LOC113009000 gene encoding malonyl-CoA-acyl carrier protein transacylase, mitochondrial-like gives MSELSSSKVDSFGDYSLSGRAVRLISSADTSLDEEQLMLASVAVRMAASSRGKVRSLVSLSRTLSTNKPGSTAGDYPPPAEVPASPPNSEPAAAPQRRPKKDPSGCSVLLFPGQGSQFVGMGRGLLKYPNVKEMFTVAQKILGYDLLSLCLEGPEDELQKTVHCQPAVFVTSLAAVERLNQENPKAIEMCVAAAGFSVGEFAALVFSGAMNFAEALYAVKVRAETMQKASELVPSGMLSVTGRPQAQYNYACLHLQAKEHCKSLGMENPVCSVAN, from the exons ATGTCAGAGTTGAGTTCAAGCAAAGTTGACTCTTTCGGTGATTACAGTTTGTCCGGGCGGGCTGTGCGTCTTATTTCATCCGCAGACACGTCGTTGGATGAGGAACAGCTCATGTTGGCATCAGTGGCAGTCAGGATGGCAGCATCTTCCAGAGGGAAGGTCAGGTCGCTGGTCTCTCTGAGCAGGACGCTGTCCACCAACAAGCCCGGTTCCACGGCTGGAGATTACCCTCCTCCGGCTGAAGTTCCCGCTTCTCCCCCGAACAGCGAGCCAGCCGCGGCGCCTCAGCGGAGACCCAAAAAAGACCCCAGCGGCTGCTCCGTGCTCCTCTTCCCCGGTCAGGGCAGCCAGTTTGTGGGCATGGGCAGAGGACTTTTAAAATACCCCAACGTTAAAGAAATGTTCACCGTAGCCCAGAAGATCCTGGGTTACGACctgctgtctctgtgtctggaGGGCCCCGAGGACGAGCTGCAGAAAACGGTTCACTGTCAGCCGGCGGTGTTTGTCAcctccctggctgctgtggagagactCAACCAAGAAAACCCCAAA GCCATTGAGATGTGTGTCGCTGCTGCAGGTTTCAGTGTCGGAGAATTTGCTGCTCTTGTCTTTTCTGGGGCGATGAACTTTGCAGAAG CTTTGTATGCAGTGAAGGTGCGAGCGGAGACTATGCAGAAGGCCTCAGAACTGGTTCCCAGTGGGATGCTGTCAGTCACTGGTAGACCTCAGGCTCAGTATAATTATGCCTGTctgca tctgCAGGCAAAAGAGCACTGCAAGAGTCTGGGGATGGAGAATCCTGTGTGCTCTGTGGCCAACTAG
- the LOC113008997 gene encoding serine/threonine-protein kinase pim-2-like yields the protein MKKETRKITTPADKKDSGDQDCKSRTAKRKASPEKKTPIKRRRVAEQAGPSTSSDVVKGVKRKVVQDEEGTTKKAKKAKLLDHTSGDKEQASSSLDSGKDLNNKQECTKNGKRKATGDNRESPKKKKRNVDQDKKSVADQKCEFQARYVEEHQLGEGGCGAVFSGYRIEDRFPVAIKHIPKNKVYCKVADENGKMLSVEVAIMLKLAGEAEGSVGISAPVSLLEWFDFGKELILVLERPVPAVDLQKYKAENGRALPEDKAKVILKQLVDAVKELEEKHIFHRDIKGQNILIETGSDVPRVRIIDFGLSCFVKQRSLYRIFYGTPLHIPPEWYIRSCYRCGPTTVWQMGVVLYEALHARYFSTARFLTKQLSIKKRLSTECRNFLDACLAIVPEKRPTLEELQLHPWLR from the exons atgaaaaaggaaacaagaaaaattaCCACTCCGGCCGATAAGAAAGATTCAGGAGATCAAg ATTGTAAGAGCAGGACTGCTAAAAGAAAGGCCAGTCCTGAAAAGAAGACCCCAATAAAAAGGAGGAGGGTCGCTGAGCAGGCTGGTCCTTCCACCAGCTCAGATGTGGTCAAAGGAGTGAAGCGCAAGGTTGTGCAAGATGAAGAGGGcacaacaaagaaagcaaagaaggcTAAACTTCTCGACCATACGAGCGGTGACAAGGAGCAAGCATCCTCCTCGTTGGACTCTGGTAAAG ACTTGAACAACAAACAGGAGtgcacaaaaaatggcaaaagaaaGGCCACGGGAGACAACAGAGAGTcacccaagaaaaaaaaaaggaatgtggACCAGGACAAAAAATCAGTAGCAGACCAAAAAT GTGAATTCCAAGCCAGATATGTGGAGGAGCACCAGCTCGGAGAAGGAGGCTGCGGAGCAGTGTTTTCTGGCTACCGGATAGAAGATCGTTTTCCA GTTGCCATCAAACACATTCCCAAAAATAAAGTCTACTGCAAAGTGGCG GATGAAAATGGGAAGATGCTCTCGGTGGAAGTGGCCATTATGCTTAAACTTGCAGGTGAAGCAGAAGGGTCAGTGGGAATATCAGCACCTGTGTCCTTGCTGGAGTGGTTCGACTTTGGCAAAGAGCTGATCCTGGTGCTGGAGAGACCTGTCCCTGCTGTGGACCTGCAAAAATACAAAGCAGAAAATGGAAGAGCTTTACCAGAGGACAAGGCCAAG GTCATTCTGAAGCAACTAGTTGATGCTGTAAAGGAACTTGAGGAGAAACACATCTTTCATCGGGACATCAAGGGACAAAACATTCTGATTGAGACCGGCTCAGATGTGCCTCGAGTTCGCATCATTGACTTTGGACTGAGCTGCTTTGTTAAACAGCGATCTCTGTATCGCATCTTCTATG gCACTCCTCTTCACATCCCTCCCGAGTGGTACATTAGGAGCTGCTACAGGTGTGGACCCACCACGGTGTGGCAAATGGGAGTGGTGTTGTATGAAGCGCTTCATGCACGATACTTTAGTACCGCGAGGTTCCTCACAAAGCAACTGAGCATCAAAAAGCGTCTGTCCACAG aaTGCCGGAATTTCTTGGACGCATGTTTAGCTATAGTCCCGGAGAAGCGCCCAACACTGGAGGAGCTCCAGCTTCACCCCTGGCTaagataa
- the LOC113008998 gene encoding serine/threonine-protein kinase pim-2-like — translation MKKETRKITTPADKKDSGDQDCKSRTAKRKASPEKKTPIKRRRVAEQAGPSTSSDVVKGVKRKVVQDEEDTTKRAKRAKLLDHTSGDKEQASSSLDSGKDLNNKQECTKNGKRKATGDNRESPKKKKRNVDQDKKSVADQKCEFQARYVEEHQLGEGGCGAVFSGYRIEDRFPVAIKHIPKNKVYCKVADENGKMLSVEVAIMLKLAGEAEGSVGISAPVSLLEWFDFGKELILVLERPVPAVDLQKYKAENGRALPEDKAKVILKQLVDAVKELEEKHIFHRDIKGQNILIETGSDVPRVRIIDFGLSCFVKQRSLYRIFYGTPLHIPPEWYIRSCYRCGPTTVWQMGVVLYEALHARYFSTARFLTKQLSIKKRLSTECRNFLDACLAIVPEKRPTLEELQLHPWLR, via the exons atgaaaaaggaaacaagaaaaattaCCACTCCGGCCGATAAGAAAGATTCAGGAGATCAAg ATTGTAAGAGCAGGACTGCTAAAAGAAAGGCCAGTCCTGAAAAGAAGACCCCAATAAAAAGGAGGAGGGTCGCTGAGCAGGCTGGTCCTTCCACCAGCTCAGATGTGGTCAAAGGAGTGAAGCGCAAGGTTGTGCAAGATGAAGAGGACACAACAAAGAGAGCAAAGAGGGCTAAACTTCTTGACCATACGAGCGGTGACAAGGAGCAAGCATCCTCCTCGTTGGACTCTGGTAAAG ACTTGAACAACAAACAGGAGtgcacaaaaaatggcaaaagaaaGGCCACGGGAGACAACAGAGAGTcacccaagaaaaaaaaaaggaatgtggACCAGGACAAAAAATCAGTAGCAGACCAAAAAT GTGAATTCCAAGCCAGATATGTGGAGGAGCACCAGCTCGGAGAAGGAGGCTGCGGAGCAGTGTTTTCTGGCTACCGGATAGAAGATCGTTTTCCA GTTGCCATCAAACACATTCCCAAAAATAAAGTCTACTGCAAAGTGGCG GATGAAAATGGGAAGATGCTCTCGGTGGAAGTGGCCATTATGCTTAAACTTGCAGGTGAAGCAGAAGGGTCAGTGGGAATATCAGCACCTGTGTCCTTGCTGGAGTGGTTCGACTTTGGCAAAGAGCTGATCCTGGTGCTGGAGAGACCTGTCCCTGCTGTGGACCTGCAAAAATACAAAGCAGAAAATGGAAGAGCTTTACCAGAGGACAAGGCCAAG GTCATTCTGAAGCAACTAGTTGATGCTGTAAAGGAACTTGAGGAGAAACACATCTTTCATCGGGACATCAAGGGACAAAACATTCTGATTGAGACCGGCTCAGATGTGCCTCGAGTTCGCATCATTGACTTTGGACTGAGCTGCTTTGTTAAACAGCGATCTCTGTATCGCATCTTCTATG gCACTCCTCTTCACATCCCTCCCGAGTGGTACATTAGGAGCTGCTACAGGTGTGGACCCACCACGGTGTGGCAAATGGGAGTGGTGTTGTATGAAGCGCTTCATGCACGATACTTTAGTACCGCGAGGTTCCTCACAAAGCAACTGAGCATCAAAAAGCGTCTGTCCACAG aaTGCCGGAATTTCTTGGACGCATGTTTAGCTATAGTCCCGGAGAAGCGCCCAACACTGGAGGAGCTCCAGCTTCACCCCTGGCTAAGataa
- the LOC113008999 gene encoding differentially expressed in FDCP 6 homolog, with protein sequence MRTKTLPVSGAFHTELMASATEPLREVLRQVEHARELETRRREAEEREQMELERQLKEAEMIKDSMQAEMQVKEKEAEQQKKRIRELELTQQQLEVALNMEIQARLEEERARLELER encoded by the exons ATGCGGACCAAAACTCTCCCAGTCAGTGGTGCGTTCCATACTGAGCTGATGGCATCGGCTACTGAACCTCTCAGAGAGGTGCTCCGGCAGGTGGAG CATGCTCGGGAACTGGAAACTCGCCGAAGGgaggcagaggagagagagcagatGGAACTGGAAAGACAGCTGAAAGAGGCtgagatg atAAAAGACAGCATGCAGGCTGAGATGCAGGTGAAGGAAAAGGAGGCTGAACAACAGAAGAAGAGGATCAGGGAGCTGGAGctgacacagcagcagctggaagtTGCCCTTAATATGGAGATCCAGGCTcggctggaggaggagagggccagACTGGAGCTTGAGCGGTAA